The Streptomyces phaeolivaceus genome has a window encoding:
- a CDS encoding exonuclease domain-containing protein, whose amino-acid sequence MKYLDSRRIGWDTETTSTNPVEARIITAAIVARGGDRPERVQTWLINPGVPIPPETTAIHGIDDQIAQERGQDPKTELDVIASTLVNCLRYGMPTVAFNTAYDWSVLHYELLRHGLPTMADRLGGQTPYPLLDALVLDKQADKYRKGSRKLQAVAAHYGVHLENWHNAEADAIAALGIADALYERNPRLDGYDPQRLYLAQQAWREEQQKGLQAHLRKTSPSAYCAPEWPLVLAQQDGSTS is encoded by the coding sequence GTGAAGTACCTCGACTCCCGCCGCATCGGCTGGGACACGGAGACCACATCCACCAACCCGGTCGAAGCCCGCATCATCACCGCCGCCATCGTCGCCCGTGGGGGCGACCGACCGGAACGCGTGCAGACGTGGCTCATCAACCCCGGAGTGCCGATCCCGCCGGAGACCACGGCCATCCACGGCATCGACGACCAGATCGCCCAGGAGCGCGGCCAGGACCCGAAGACCGAGCTGGACGTGATCGCGTCCACGCTGGTGAACTGCCTGCGGTACGGCATGCCGACCGTCGCGTTCAACACCGCGTACGACTGGTCCGTCCTGCACTACGAGCTGCTGCGGCACGGCCTGCCGACGATGGCGGACCGGCTCGGTGGTCAGACGCCGTACCCGCTGCTGGACGCCCTGGTGCTGGACAAGCAGGCCGACAAGTACCGCAAGGGCTCCCGCAAGTTGCAGGCGGTCGCCGCCCACTACGGCGTCCACCTGGAGAACTGGCACAACGCCGAGGCGGACGCGATCGCCGCGCTCGGTATCGCGGACGCCTTGTACGAGCGGAACCCGCGGCTCGACGGCTACGACCCGCAGCGCCTGTACCTGGCTCAGCAGGCGTGGCGCGAGGAGCAGCAGAAGGGGCTCCAGGCCCACCTCCGGAAGACCTCGCCGTCGGCGTACTGCGCGCCGGAGTGGCCGCTGGTTCTGGCTCAGCAGGACGGGAGCACGTCATGA
- a CDS encoding DUF6248 family natural product biosynthesis protein: MTPDQAAWVREHVWPALWLRKFVSFPEPFQHCDCQRPPTLACQAGRHRACLTGEFLAPETVIQNSRLIPATFPEAYLHRTPEDRNGRRLMYGRNKLAWVWLTGVRCREMCACSCHLAAPVPTLTTVAESVQLGLFEAVTR, from the coding sequence ATGACCCCCGACCAGGCCGCCTGGGTCCGCGAGCACGTGTGGCCCGCTCTGTGGCTGCGGAAGTTCGTCAGCTTCCCCGAGCCGTTCCAGCACTGCGACTGCCAGCGCCCGCCGACGCTGGCCTGCCAGGCCGGCCGACACCGGGCATGCCTCACCGGCGAGTTCCTCGCCCCCGAAACCGTGATCCAGAACAGCCGCCTGATCCCGGCGACGTTTCCCGAGGCGTACTTGCACCGCACGCCGGAGGACCGCAACGGGCGTCGGTTGATGTACGGCAGGAACAAGCTGGCCTGGGTGTGGCTGACCGGGGTGCGGTGCCGCGAGATGTGCGCGTGTTCCTGCCACCTGGCGGCCCCGGTCCCGACCTTGACGACGGTCGCGGAATCCGTGCAGCTCGGGCTGTTCGAGGCGGTGACCCGATGA
- a CDS encoding WhiB family transcriptional regulator encodes MSRASAHGLSSPRADDWTVQALCADSSYEDIRDDLWFAPASRKDAVDEARFICHQCPVRDACLTDALTLEGAAHRSERHGIRGGLTGSQRRRRYEKTLQGPKRPPAKCGTRSGYQKHRKDRTEPCADCRNANTAYHQRRAVVPPKTTRIAA; translated from the coding sequence ATGAGCCGCGCCTCCGCCCACGGCCTCAGCAGCCCCCGCGCCGACGACTGGACCGTCCAAGCCCTCTGCGCCGACTCGTCGTACGAAGACATCCGCGACGACCTGTGGTTCGCACCCGCATCCCGGAAAGACGCCGTCGACGAGGCCCGGTTCATCTGCCACCAGTGCCCCGTCCGCGACGCCTGCCTCACCGACGCGCTCACCCTCGAAGGCGCCGCACACCGATCCGAGCGGCACGGAATCCGGGGCGGCCTCACCGGTTCTCAGCGGCGAAGGCGCTACGAGAAGACCCTCCAGGGCCCGAAACGCCCGCCCGCCAAGTGCGGTACCCGTTCCGGCTACCAGAAGCACCGGAAGGACCGCACGGAGCCCTGCGCCGACTGCCGCAACGCCAACACCGCGTATCACCAGCGGCGCGCGGTCGTGCCGCCGAAGACCACCCGGATCGCGGCATGA
- a CDS encoding transcription factor WhiB produces the protein MSARWYGGLHIRGLDRDQTPITDLYCTACHHHERVTGRAKVTDYLRANPLSEHRARCTPTTT, from the coding sequence ATGAGCGCCCGCTGGTACGGCGGCCTCCACATCCGCGGCCTCGACCGAGACCAGACCCCCATCACAGACCTCTACTGCACCGCCTGCCACCACCACGAACGCGTCACCGGCCGGGCGAAGGTCACCGACTACCTGCGTGCGAACCCCCTCAGCGAACACCGCGCCAGGTGCACCCCCACGACCACCTGA
- a CDS encoding DUF2303 family protein, whose amino-acid sequence MTTSYTSALAKDLDGVQSVIDIAQQAAEPAELEPGSVYAFVTPRGVEQVDLTGDRYKDQPSRKHGTTVVRDAVSFLAYWTKHSDPASEIYADAEKLTVTAVLDAHLASAARWGGHRLHLALRETETWKQWMRCDGHLLSQDAFAEFLEDHLPELLEPSAAEMLEIAQSFQAAVKVDFQSATRLSNGQRQFQYVETQTSKAGQKGQLAVPEAFTIGLVPFEGSEGYKLTARLRHRITPDGLKLGFKLERPDDVRKTAFADVVKAIGQEINTPVLNGTPA is encoded by the coding sequence ATGACCACCAGCTACACCAGCGCCCTCGCCAAGGACCTCGACGGCGTTCAGTCCGTCATCGACATCGCCCAGCAGGCTGCCGAGCCGGCCGAGCTGGAGCCCGGCAGCGTCTACGCCTTCGTCACCCCGCGCGGTGTCGAGCAGGTTGACCTGACCGGCGATCGGTACAAGGACCAGCCCAGCCGGAAGCACGGCACCACCGTCGTCCGCGACGCCGTCTCCTTCCTCGCCTACTGGACCAAGCACAGCGACCCCGCCAGCGAGATCTACGCCGACGCCGAGAAACTCACCGTCACCGCCGTCCTCGACGCCCACCTCGCCAGCGCCGCACGCTGGGGCGGCCACCGCCTCCACCTCGCCCTCCGCGAGACCGAAACCTGGAAGCAGTGGATGCGCTGCGACGGACACCTCCTCTCCCAGGACGCGTTCGCCGAGTTCCTCGAAGACCACCTCCCCGAACTCCTGGAGCCCTCGGCCGCCGAGATGCTGGAAATCGCCCAGTCCTTCCAGGCCGCCGTCAAGGTCGACTTCCAGTCCGCGACCCGACTGAGCAACGGCCAGCGGCAGTTCCAGTACGTCGAGACCCAGACCTCGAAGGCCGGCCAGAAGGGACAGCTCGCCGTCCCCGAGGCGTTCACGATCGGCCTGGTGCCGTTCGAGGGCTCGGAGGGCTACAAGCTCACCGCCCGGCTCCGGCACCGGATCACCCCCGACGGCCTGAAGCTCGGCTTCAAGCTGGAGCGCCCCGACGACGTCCGCAAGACCGCGTTCGCCGACGTCGTCAAGGCAATCGGCCAGGAGATCAACACCCCGGTCCTGAACGGGACCCCGGCCTGA
- a CDS encoding AAA family ATPase produces the protein MDNVRHMNRDTADQDGPKRTSPHDAEAENWVAGVIMHSRIAYLECTEVLDREDIYQPAVRLIWDVVGQMVAEQKQLHPITVRAEIEKQKRLREVDNGLLLNRLGAQTIDPLMAQAFAERIAEIAKVRRHDEHANRVKTEIARGATAEELDKLDEQHRQYEDRRATTGHGPSHLTAAFLDWNPFFATNFGAVELLPGKLLAPGQQITIVGDGKAGKSLLVQEWLWRMATGQSFLGDRPQPSIPLLYVDAENGHQDIQERFLSYGAGPGRMGLMTYASFPPLRPLDTAGGGADLMAMVRESGAQLVCLDTVSRFISGPENDADTWLSLYRHTLLPLKRAGIASVRLDHLGKDGERGARGSSAKTQDVDHVWELRAQGGGVVVLKRTHTRTGIGPDAFVLVRQAQKDGDRYRPGCTRHVLMEFDRMEPVAEGSVEWLVQKIDDLGLPNDAGNPRTIAALAHAGIKIGKDKIATAVRNRKNRDNLGSPETFPETFPDGVPGERSPGTSPEITKPQVKHSPGTSREPSPGPGSPPSPPPKVGEGEGAPAAEAPEQPLCTVCHTPLTGYRLDRGYTTHLACDPETGSHPDRPQHPTTDDAERNSA, from the coding sequence GTGGACAACGTCCGCCACATGAACCGCGACACGGCGGACCAGGACGGCCCCAAGCGCACCAGCCCCCACGACGCCGAGGCCGAGAACTGGGTCGCCGGCGTCATCATGCACAGCCGCATCGCCTACCTGGAGTGCACCGAGGTCCTCGACCGCGAGGACATCTACCAACCGGCCGTCCGCCTCATCTGGGACGTCGTCGGCCAGATGGTCGCCGAGCAGAAGCAGCTCCACCCCATCACCGTCCGCGCCGAGATCGAGAAGCAGAAGCGACTCCGCGAGGTCGACAACGGGCTCCTCCTCAACCGGCTCGGCGCCCAGACCATCGACCCGCTGATGGCGCAGGCTTTCGCCGAGCGGATCGCCGAGATCGCCAAGGTCCGCCGCCACGACGAGCACGCCAACCGCGTCAAGACCGAGATCGCCCGCGGTGCGACCGCCGAGGAACTCGACAAGCTCGACGAGCAGCACCGCCAGTACGAAGACCGCCGCGCCACCACCGGCCACGGCCCCTCCCATCTCACCGCCGCGTTCCTCGACTGGAACCCCTTCTTCGCCACCAACTTCGGCGCCGTCGAACTCCTCCCCGGCAAGCTCCTCGCCCCCGGCCAGCAGATCACCATCGTCGGCGACGGGAAGGCCGGCAAGAGCCTCCTCGTGCAGGAGTGGCTGTGGCGCATGGCCACCGGACAGTCCTTCCTCGGCGACCGCCCCCAGCCGTCGATCCCGCTGCTGTACGTCGACGCCGAGAACGGCCACCAGGACATTCAGGAACGGTTCCTGTCTTACGGTGCCGGGCCCGGACGTATGGGCCTGATGACGTACGCGTCGTTCCCCCCGCTGCGCCCCTTGGACACTGCGGGCGGCGGCGCCGATCTGATGGCCATGGTCCGCGAGAGCGGCGCCCAGCTCGTCTGCCTCGACACCGTCTCCCGGTTCATCAGCGGGCCCGAGAACGACGCCGACACCTGGCTGTCGCTGTACCGGCACACCCTCCTCCCGCTGAAGCGGGCCGGGATCGCCTCCGTGCGCTTGGACCACCTCGGCAAGGACGGCGAGCGCGGCGCCCGCGGCTCGTCGGCGAAGACTCAGGACGTCGACCACGTGTGGGAGTTGCGCGCCCAGGGCGGCGGCGTCGTGGTCCTGAAGCGGACCCACACCCGTACCGGGATCGGCCCGGACGCGTTCGTGCTCGTGCGGCAGGCGCAGAAGGACGGCGACCGCTACCGGCCCGGCTGCACCCGGCACGTCCTCATGGAGTTCGACCGCATGGAGCCCGTGGCGGAGGGCTCGGTGGAGTGGCTGGTGCAGAAGATCGACGACCTCGGGTTGCCGAACGACGCCGGGAATCCGAGGACGATCGCGGCCCTCGCGCACGCCGGAATCAAGATCGGCAAGGACAAGATCGCGACCGCAGTCCGCAACCGGAAAAACCGGGACAACTTGGGTTCCCCGGAAACCTTCCCCGAGACCTTCCCCGACGGGGTTCCCGGGGAACGTTCCCCGGGAACCTCCCCGGAAATCACAAAACCGCAGGTCAAACATTCCCCGGGAACCTCGCGGGAACCTTCCCCCGGCCCAGGTTCCCCCCCTTCCCCCCCACCGAAGGTGGGGGAAGGGGAGGGAGCACCCGCCGCAGAGGCTCCAGAACAGCCCCTCTGCACCGTCTGCCACACCCCCCTCACCGGCTACCGACTCGACCGCGGCTACACCACACACCTCGCCTGCGACCCCGAAACCGGCAGCCACCCCGACAGGCCCCAACACCCCACCACCGACGACGCCGAGAGGAACAGCGCATGA